One stretch of Chryseobacterium indologenes DNA includes these proteins:
- a CDS encoding DUF2268 domain-containing putative Zn-dependent protease (predicted Zn-dependent protease with a strongly conserved HExxH motif), which translates to MKKMIPALSVFVVFSCSTRNTSANTDKNFDYNRLEKVADSVKVENIVIKNLFKHQLLAHKNRQYDSARIVKNVYLPHKKLWDSCYGVIFGDENAHLFNNPKGMIIWNKSLYEKDRQELESKANIILSMDLKKHFQKTLTQFNRLVPYQPKAKISLIFTPITGISFGGCNAEQFALELNNKDVDILYTLDKALPHELNHLVYEHFRNTDSNSGSALSQTIDEGFACYFTYVFFNQKLEKHEAVKNMSKENWNWYIHHEKEIFTKLKPYFSDRSGNNPLLRNDKHKLFPDAPKSMNYWLGFRIIEKYVEKNGPDSWKDVYYLTSKDLLEKSGYEKFIESL; encoded by the coding sequence ATGAAAAAAATGATTCCAGCTTTATCAGTATTTGTTGTGTTCTCATGTTCTACACGAAATACTTCAGCAAATACTGATAAAAATTTTGATTATAACAGATTAGAAAAAGTTGCCGATAGTGTAAAAGTTGAAAATATTGTCATTAAAAATCTGTTCAAACATCAGCTTCTGGCTCATAAAAATCGGCAATATGATTCTGCAAGGATTGTAAAAAATGTCTATCTGCCACATAAAAAATTATGGGACAGCTGCTATGGTGTAATTTTCGGGGATGAAAATGCTCATCTTTTCAATAATCCTAAAGGTATGATTATCTGGAACAAAAGTTTATATGAAAAAGACAGGCAGGAGCTTGAAAGCAAAGCCAACATTATCCTAAGTATGGATCTGAAAAAGCATTTTCAGAAAACCCTAACCCAATTCAACAGGCTGGTTCCTTATCAACCTAAGGCTAAAATCAGCTTAATTTTCACTCCTATCACCGGAATTTCATTTGGAGGGTGCAATGCTGAACAATTTGCGTTAGAGCTTAATAATAAAGATGTAGATATCCTCTACACTCTTGACAAAGCTCTTCCCCATGAATTAAATCATCTGGTGTATGAACATTTCAGAAATACGGACAGCAATAGCGGATCTGCTTTGAGCCAGACTATAGATGAAGGGTTTGCCTGCTATTTTACTTATGTCTTCTTTAACCAAAAACTGGAAAAACATGAAGCTGTTAAAAATATGTCAAAAGAGAATTGGAACTGGTATATCCATCATGAAAAGGAAATATTCACAAAGTTAAAGCCCTATTTTTCTGACCGCTCAGGAAATAATCCATTACTGAGAAATGATAAACACAAACTTTTTCCGGACGCACCAAAATCGATGAATTATTGGCTGGGGTTCAGGATTATTGAAAAATATGTTGAAAAAAACGGTCCGGATTCATGGAAAGATGTTTATTATTTAACCAGTAAAGATCTATTAGAAAAAAGTGGTTATGAAAAATTCATAGAAAGTTTGTAG
- a CDS encoding CbrC family protein, whose amino-acid sequence MGQLFELISDDALEKLDEYYTECHVCEKPDVDLYPYQGQIILENGEIDDDIYAACHDCLQSKPMAHSCSFLYEKTIEKYLYSLNLPYPRKTELKTVLTEKYNRTPDIPIFMQKPDIPLCCEDITEFIGYPQNDKELYEASENFTYWEEGIEEKSEYYDFRTHGSSESLREIAIFQCSHCRKKYFTFQFT is encoded by the coding sequence ATGGGACAACTCTTTGAACTTATCTCCGATGATGCCCTTGAAAAACTTGATGAATATTATACAGAATGTCATGTTTGTGAAAAACCTGATGTAGACTTATATCCTTATCAGGGACAGATCATCCTGGAAAACGGAGAGATTGATGATGATATCTATGCCGCTTGTCATGATTGTCTGCAATCTAAACCAATGGCCCACAGCTGTAGTTTTCTGTATGAGAAAACTATTGAAAAATACCTGTATTCACTGAACCTTCCTTATCCCCGTAAAACTGAACTTAAAACCGTTTTAACAGAAAAGTATAACCGGACACCGGATATCCCAATATTTATGCAAAAACCTGATATTCCTCTTTGTTGTGAAGACATTACGGAGTTCATAGGGTATCCACAGAATGATAAAGAGCTCTATGAAGCCAGTGAAAATTTTACATATTGGGAAGAAGGAATCGAAGAAAAAAGTGAATATTATGATTTTAGAACACATGGCAGCTCAGAAAGTTTAAGAGAGATAGCCATTTTTCAATGTTCACATTGCCGGAAGAAATATTTTACATTTCAATTTACCTGA
- a CDS encoding DUF2157 domain-containing protein has translation MKNIQREDIQILSRHSNLNEKEISTLLKNNIYSSKEAWQKFLKLFLISLGIGFTVSGIVFFFAYNWAELPKFAKIGLTEALIIATTGLALFPKINDNIRNIILTGAATLVGVLFAVFGQIYQTGANAYDFFLAWTIFITLWVIISDFAPLWLLYVVVMNTTLILYSEQVAKDWNDGIIILLLFVLNTAFLIGSILLSHYKKFSIPNWFTNILSLAVVSISTFGLCLDFVDSHKTLLSFLIPLSIITYALGIWYGFKTKNSFYFAIIPLSLVIVICSLLFRISDNGDLLNEGIFLLVFVFVIASITLIIKNLMNLQKKWKNEK, from the coding sequence ATGAAAAACATACAACGAGAAGATATTCAAATCCTTAGCAGGCATAGCAACCTCAATGAAAAGGAAATCAGTACACTTCTTAAAAACAATATTTACAGCAGCAAAGAGGCCTGGCAAAAATTTCTTAAATTATTTCTTATCAGTCTGGGAATCGGATTTACGGTATCCGGAATTGTTTTTTTCTTTGCTTACAATTGGGCAGAATTACCAAAATTCGCAAAAATCGGATTAACGGAAGCTTTAATTATTGCCACCACAGGCTTGGCTTTATTTCCTAAAATTAATGATAACATCAGGAATATTATCCTTACCGGAGCAGCAACACTTGTGGGCGTTTTGTTTGCCGTATTTGGACAGATCTATCAAACCGGTGCAAATGCTTATGATTTCTTTCTGGCGTGGACTATTTTTATAACCCTTTGGGTTATTATATCAGATTTTGCACCCCTATGGCTTTTGTATGTGGTTGTAATGAATACCACACTGATTCTTTATTCAGAACAGGTAGCCAAAGACTGGAACGACGGCATTATCATCCTTTTACTCTTTGTTCTTAATACTGCTTTTTTGATAGGTTCTATCCTGCTTTCTCATTATAAAAAATTCAGTATTCCCAATTGGTTTACCAATATTTTATCACTAGCAGTGGTGAGCATTTCAACCTTTGGCCTTTGTCTTGATTTTGTGGACAGCCACAAAACTTTATTATCGTTTTTAATTCCGCTCAGTATTATCACTTATGCTTTAGGCATCTGGTATGGGTTCAAAACAAAAAACAGCTTTTATTTTGCCATTATTCCTTTAAGTCTCGTCATCGTTATCTGTTCTTTATTATTTAGAATAAGTGACAATGGAGATCTTTTAAATGAAGGTATATTCTTGTTAGTATTCGTTTTCGTTATTGCGAGCATCACCCTTATCATTAAAAATCTGATGAACCTTCAAAAAAAATGGAAAAATGAGAAATAA
- a CDS encoding dihydrofolate reductase family protein codes for MKKIILDLATTLDGFIEGPNGEIDWCIMDDDMDFSGFISGIDTIFYGRVSYDAWGNYQPDENSAPEELEFWKAIHAKNKFVFSSQDRDDDKATFIHSDLIEKVSEIKKQGGKDIWLYGGASLIKTFIQHNLIDIYRISVHPVALGNGKPLFEDLKERVNLKLITTNTFKSGVVQLIYQPLPVIIK; via the coding sequence ATGAAAAAAATCATATTAGACCTGGCAACAACCTTAGACGGATTTATTGAAGGCCCCAACGGAGAAATCGATTGGTGTATTATGGATGATGACATGGATTTTAGCGGCTTTATATCCGGAATAGACACCATATTCTACGGAAGAGTAAGCTATGATGCGTGGGGTAATTACCAACCTGATGAAAATTCAGCTCCGGAAGAGTTGGAATTCTGGAAAGCCATTCATGCAAAGAATAAATTTGTGTTTTCAAGTCAGGACCGGGACGATGACAAAGCAACATTTATTCATTCCGACCTTATAGAAAAAGTTTCAGAAATAAAAAAACAGGGCGGAAAAGACATTTGGCTGTATGGTGGAGCAAGTCTTATTAAAACTTTCATTCAACATAATCTGATTGATATTTACAGAATATCCGTACATCCTGTAGCATTGGGAAACGGAAAACCTCTTTTTGAAGACTTAAAAGAAAGGGTGAATTTAAAACTTATCACAACCAACACCTTCAAATCCGGTGTGGTACAACTTATTTATCAGCCATTACCTGTAATCATTAAATAA
- a CDS encoding alpha/beta fold hydrolase, protein MEKYAVSSDGQKIYYQESGNGNTGIIFIHGWLGNTEWWNDQKEYFTPKHHIIQMDLAGHGKSDSSKENWTSSQYADDIRVVAEAIESQEIILVGHSMSGAYVLEASLKIPKVKALVLIDTLKDLNESFTEEQVEQILSMYRSDFKNAVENILPQYLFAEQTPPEVKERVQKEFLQNEPEKAINALKPLYGTDFKSIAAQVQVPVIAINSDASPTNLEGNRRYLKDYDYVTIAGVGHYPMLEKPEEFNLILGKVLKKLI, encoded by the coding sequence ATGGAAAAATATGCAGTCTCTTCAGATGGCCAAAAAATTTATTATCAAGAATCCGGAAACGGAAATACAGGAATCATATTCATTCACGGCTGGCTTGGAAATACTGAGTGGTGGAATGACCAAAAGGAATATTTTACTCCAAAACATCATATTATACAGATGGATCTTGCCGGACACGGAAAATCCGACTCTTCCAAAGAAAACTGGACAAGCTCCCAATATGCAGACGATATAAGAGTGGTAGCCGAAGCTATAGAATCTCAGGAAATAATTCTTGTGGGACATTCAATGTCTGGCGCTTACGTTCTTGAAGCTTCTTTAAAGATTCCAAAAGTAAAAGCTTTGGTTCTGATAGACACATTGAAAGATCTGAACGAGTCTTTTACTGAAGAACAAGTAGAACAAATACTATCCATGTATCGTTCCGATTTTAAAAATGCTGTAGAAAATATCCTTCCTCAATACCTTTTTGCAGAACAAACACCTCCTGAGGTAAAAGAAAGAGTACAAAAAGAATTTCTTCAGAATGAACCGGAAAAAGCAATCAATGCCCTGAAACCTTTATATGGAACCGATTTCAAAAGTATTGCAGCGCAAGTTCAGGTTCCGGTAATCGCTATTAACTCGGATGCTTCTCCAACGAATCTTGAAGGCAACCGTAGATATTTAAAAGATTATGATTATGTAACGATTGCAGGAGTTGGTCATTATCCGATGCTTGAAAAACCGGAAGAGTTTAATCTCATTCTTGGCAAAGTCTTAAAAAAATTAATCTAA
- a CDS encoding VOC family protein — protein sequence MNIKLDAIILYVQNITLLKNFYVEKFNLKVVEEDSTWVLMNAGTINIGLHKIGNQYLEKIETGYQFDNNTKLVFETDTDIESARNELLSKKVEMRAIKTFENYDFWLCDGTDPEGNVFQLKSRK from the coding sequence ATGAATATAAAATTAGATGCTATCATCCTGTATGTACAAAACATCACTTTGCTCAAAAATTTTTATGTTGAAAAATTTAACTTAAAAGTCGTTGAAGAAGACTCCACCTGGGTTTTGATGAATGCCGGAACAATTAATATTGGTCTTCATAAAATCGGCAATCAGTATTTGGAAAAAATAGAAACCGGTTATCAGTTTGATAACAATACCAAGCTGGTTTTCGAAACAGATACAGATATTGAATCGGCAAGAAATGAATTGCTGTCAAAAAAAGTTGAGATGAGAGCCATTAAAACTTTTGAAAACTATGATTTCTGGCTGTGCGACGGAACAGATCCCGAAGGAAATGTATTTCAGCTAAAGAGCAGAAAATAA
- a CDS encoding serine hydrolase — MRIILTYLMIVLATSPVFSQKAKQLEQLLTAYDHANLFSGTILVAEKGKIIFEKSYGYRNAPKKEKNTNNSLYRIFSTTKMFTATVILKLEEEGKLSINDKLSKYYPNFPKGDSITIANLLSHTSGIPNETGSENTVDEGTFIKFISEKPLNFSPGKKWDYSNSGYYILGYIIKKVTGADYEKAIESYILKPLQMNHTGFHFNSVTDENKAFGYEFLSPNMSNEALRFKTDHPFAAGAMYSTAEDLFRFNESFKTNTILKKESIEKMFTPYLNDHYGLGTDRLLKDSKNRIGHDGGGPGYRSRYYRILEDDICIIAISNSDLSHTDSIIPKIENILYNKPYNIPTPRKITPKELKKLEGIYSTGTTDFYIKVIDGQVLFREKGFPFCSLFPITNTSFQLDENLTFNFKPDETGKINLLAVKFRDGSVKTGTRKAPNYLWGIIGNATPGGWDGKDTPLQADPKNPNLYFLKNFHLKKGNLKFRIDNDWGYNLGLNNDGKTIALNAYDFPIAEDGQYDIILDTSDPIKPQYSIKKSTL; from the coding sequence ATGAGAATCATTCTAACCTACCTTATGATAGTATTGGCAACCAGTCCTGTTTTTTCACAAAAAGCAAAACAGCTGGAACAATTATTAACAGCTTATGACCATGCTAATCTGTTCAGCGGCACTATCCTGGTTGCTGAAAAAGGAAAAATTATTTTTGAAAAAAGCTATGGCTACAGAAATGCTCCTAAAAAAGAAAAAAATACAAACAACAGTCTTTATCGGATTTTCTCTACTACAAAAATGTTCACCGCAACAGTTATTCTCAAACTGGAAGAAGAAGGAAAACTATCCATCAACGACAAGCTATCAAAATATTACCCGAATTTCCCCAAAGGAGACAGCATCACCATTGCTAACCTTCTTTCTCATACCTCCGGAATTCCTAATGAAACAGGGTCAGAAAATACGGTAGATGAAGGAACATTTATAAAATTTATTTCTGAAAAACCTTTGAATTTTTCACCAGGTAAAAAATGGGACTACTCCAATTCCGGGTATTATATTCTGGGCTACATCATTAAAAAAGTAACCGGAGCAGATTATGAAAAAGCTATTGAAAGCTATATCCTAAAACCTCTGCAAATGAATCACACAGGTTTTCATTTTAACTCTGTTACGGATGAAAATAAAGCCTTTGGATATGAGTTTTTATCACCCAATATGTCTAACGAAGCTTTACGTTTTAAAACTGATCATCCTTTTGCTGCCGGAGCCATGTACTCTACTGCTGAAGACCTCTTCAGGTTCAACGAATCTTTTAAAACCAATACCATTCTTAAAAAGGAAAGCATTGAAAAAATGTTTACCCCTTATCTGAATGACCATTATGGATTGGGTACCGATCGTCTGCTCAAAGACAGTAAAAACAGAATTGGTCATGATGGCGGTGGACCAGGTTATCGAAGCAGATATTATAGAATTTTGGAAGATGATATCTGTATTATCGCGATATCAAATTCTGATCTGTCCCATACAGATTCTATTATTCCAAAGATTGAAAACATACTATACAACAAACCTTATAATATCCCGACACCACGTAAAATTACCCCAAAAGAACTCAAAAAGCTTGAAGGAATTTACTCTACAGGAACCACTGATTTCTATATAAAAGTAATAGACGGGCAAGTTCTTTTCAGAGAAAAAGGGTTTCCATTCTGTTCACTATTTCCTATCACGAATACCTCATTTCAATTGGATGAAAACCTCACATTCAACTTTAAACCGGATGAAACAGGAAAAATAAATTTATTGGCCGTTAAGTTCCGTGATGGAAGTGTAAAAACAGGCACAAGAAAAGCCCCTAATTATCTATGGGGAATCATCGGAAATGCGACACCAGGCGGCTGGGATGGAAAAGACACCCCATTGCAGGCAGATCCCAAAAATCCGAATCTTTATTTCCTCAAAAACTTCCATTTGAAAAAGGGGAATTTAAAATTCAGAATTGATAACGACTGGGGATACAATCTTGGTTTAAACAATGATGGAAAAACCATTGCTCTTAATGCCTATGATTTCCCGATTGCAGAAGACGGCCAGTATGATATTATCTTGGATACGTCTGACCCTATAAAACCCCAGTATAGTATTAAGAAATCGACTTTATAA
- the blaCHM gene encoding CHM family subclass B1 metallo-beta-lactamase — MKIFKGIFIILFSFFLLNCNSQHKNNFSAKEIYKSKNLIITQISENSFIHTSFKQTNDFGNVPCNGLIVKNSNETIVFDTPVNDKSSEELIQWINKTLRAKINAVIPTHFHDDSAGGLQAFHNHHIPSYSSSKTIELARENNFIVPQNSFSDSLILKVGDEKIITKFFGEGHTRDNTVGYFPSENILFGGCLLKEPGAGKGYLGDANIKTWSGTVEKVKKEYPNVKIVVPGHGEHGDQRLLDYTINLFKAQ; from the coding sequence ATGAAAATATTCAAAGGCATATTCATCATTTTATTTTCCTTTTTCCTGTTAAATTGCAATTCTCAGCATAAAAATAACTTCAGCGCCAAGGAAATTTATAAGTCGAAAAACCTTATCATTACCCAGATTTCTGAAAATTCTTTCATCCATACTTCTTTTAAGCAAACCAATGATTTCGGAAATGTTCCCTGCAATGGACTTATTGTAAAAAACAGCAATGAAACTATTGTTTTTGACACTCCAGTAAATGATAAAAGTTCAGAAGAGCTCATTCAATGGATCAATAAGACCCTGCGCGCAAAAATCAACGCGGTTATCCCAACTCATTTTCATGATGACAGCGCAGGCGGTCTGCAGGCATTTCATAATCATCATATTCCATCCTATTCATCCTCTAAAACCATTGAATTAGCCAGAGAAAATAATTTTATTGTTCCTCAAAACAGCTTCAGTGATTCTTTGATTCTAAAAGTGGGAGATGAGAAAATAATTACAAAATTCTTTGGAGAAGGTCATACAAGAGATAACACGGTAGGATATTTCCCAAGTGAAAATATTTTGTTTGGAGGTTGCCTTTTAAAAGAACCGGGAGCCGGCAAAGGATATTTAGGAGATGCCAATATTAAAACCTGGTCTGGTACGGTTGAAAAAGTAAAAAAGGAATATCCCAATGTAAAAATTGTTGTTCCTGGACATGGCGAACACGGAGATCAAAGGTTACTTGATTATACGATCAATTTATTCAAAGCTCAATAA
- a CDS encoding DinB family protein translates to MSLKTLVNKTVQYNNWVMNKYIDWLSTKSDEQLNQETISSFPTILKTLHHIWQTQEYWWSHISESNDFDFAKTAAETTKEEVFRNLKNNSQKLVDYVENLSEEDLSKNVKIESQWFQCDFSKYEYIQQVIFHGTYHRGQIVTMGRNIGITDAPMTDFNFWNIYKDKE, encoded by the coding sequence ATGAGCTTAAAAACTTTAGTCAACAAAACCGTTCAGTACAACAATTGGGTAATGAATAAATACATTGACTGGCTATCCACAAAATCGGATGAACAGCTTAATCAGGAAACCATTTCCAGCTTTCCGACCATTCTGAAAACCCTGCATCATATCTGGCAGACTCAGGAATATTGGTGGAGCCATATTTCTGAAAGTAACGATTTCGATTTTGCTAAAACCGCTGCCGAAACCACTAAAGAAGAAGTGTTCAGAAATCTGAAAAACAATTCACAGAAACTGGTAGATTATGTGGAAAACTTATCTGAAGAGGATCTTTCCAAAAATGTAAAAATAGAATCCCAATGGTTTCAGTGTGACTTTTCAAAATATGAATATATACAACAGGTTATTTTTCATGGAACCTATCACAGAGGCCAAATTGTAACCATGGGCCGAAATATAGGAATCACGGATGCTCCTATGACAGACTTTAACTTCTGGAATATTTATAAAGACAAAGAATAA
- a CDS encoding phosphodiester glycosidase family protein: MLRKYIYFFSLFLLLFLSCKEKIQEENNFVIYQVDPKKQDVKMYWKKSQNEILKSINNLKNEVESRNEQLIFAMNGGMFEADHTPKGLYIENFKILKPIDTLQGSGNFYLQPNGIFYITRNHQPKITETKKYRQSPDIQYATQSGPMLLMDGKINPLFQKDSKNLNIRNGVGILENGEIIFAMSKKEINFYTLAQLFQKMGCKSALYLDGYVSRAYLPEKNWFQTDGDFGVIIGITAHQ; encoded by the coding sequence ATGCTGCGAAAATACATTTATTTTTTCTCTCTCTTCCTCCTTCTTTTCCTCTCCTGTAAAGAAAAAATACAGGAAGAAAATAACTTTGTCATCTATCAGGTAGATCCTAAAAAGCAGGATGTAAAAATGTATTGGAAAAAAAGTCAAAATGAAATTTTAAAAAGCATCAATAACCTGAAAAATGAGGTAGAATCCAGAAATGAACAATTAATTTTTGCCATGAACGGCGGAATGTTTGAAGCTGATCATACTCCCAAAGGCCTTTATATTGAAAATTTCAAAATCCTGAAACCTATAGATACCTTACAGGGTTCCGGAAATTTCTACCTTCAGCCCAACGGAATATTTTATATCACCCGAAATCATCAGCCAAAGATTACTGAAACTAAAAAATACAGACAAAGTCCAGACATCCAATATGCCACTCAATCCGGACCAATGTTATTAATGGATGGAAAGATTAATCCTCTCTTTCAAAAAGATTCCAAAAATCTGAATATCAGAAATGGTGTTGGCATCCTGGAAAATGGAGAAATTATTTTTGCCATGTCTAAAAAAGAGATCAATTTCTATACTCTTGCTCAACTGTTTCAGAAAATGGGTTGTAAAAGTGCTTTATATCTTGACGGCTACGTTTCCAGAGCTTATCTCCCAGAAAAAAACTGGTTCCAGACTGATGGAGACTTCGGAGTGATAATAGGAATTACAGCACATCAATAG
- a CDS encoding tyrosine-type recombinase/integrase codes for MSLHFGKIPTELDSEQIQDYLFYLQKKSKSPSQSYFKHTVYGLRFLLKSEGLSYDYLSLPEIKREKKLPVVLSKQEVWQMLSGCKLLKHKILIGILYGCGLRCMEVRNLRLCDLDFDRKQLKVVQGKGKKDRYLPLSEHLIRGLKKYIEAEKPENYLFGMPREGRAGASTSLSTGFDSRYSQRGVQWAVKQASKTAKILKEVSVHTLRHSFATHLLEDGMDILSIKNLLGHESIDTTLIYLQIAQLSTQKLFSPLDTLFLEFGKK; via the coding sequence GTGTCGCTACATTTCGGGAAAATTCCTACAGAATTGGATTCAGAGCAAATTCAAGATTACCTTTTTTACCTTCAGAAAAAATCAAAATCACCTTCACAGTCGTATTTTAAACATACCGTTTACGGACTTCGATTTTTACTGAAATCGGAAGGTTTAAGCTATGATTATCTGAGTCTTCCGGAAATTAAAAGAGAGAAAAAACTGCCTGTAGTTCTCAGTAAACAGGAGGTTTGGCAAATGCTTTCAGGATGTAAACTTCTGAAACATAAAATTTTAATCGGGATTCTTTACGGCTGCGGATTGCGCTGTATGGAGGTTAGAAATCTGCGTTTATGTGATTTAGATTTTGATCGAAAACAACTCAAAGTGGTTCAGGGAAAAGGCAAAAAAGACCGCTATTTGCCACTTTCCGAGCATTTGATTCGGGGATTAAAAAAGTATATCGAAGCGGAAAAACCAGAAAATTATCTCTTTGGAATGCCACGAGAAGGAAGAGCTGGCGCTTCGACTTCGCTCAGCACAGGCTTCGATTCCAGATATTCGCAACGGGGCGTTCAATGGGCGGTAAAGCAGGCATCAAAAACGGCAAAAATATTGAAAGAAGTGAGTGTTCATACGCTTCGGCACAGTTTTGCGACGCATCTTCTGGAAGATGGGATGGATATTTTAAGCATCAAAAATCTCTTGGGTCACGAAAGTATTGATACCACATTGATTTATCTTCAAATTGCACAACTTTCCACACAAAAACTCTTTTCACCGCTCGATACTTTGTTTTTGGAATTTGGGAAGAAATGA
- a CDS encoding IS91 family transposase has translation MRGFKTIKKQPTQPQSQPQYEVADVLNKLGSKLEDLGLNSWQLRTLFALKKCRTSTLGGHIDACDECGNISISYNSCRNRHCPKCQGRNREDWIQTRETELLPVPYFHVVFTLPEVLNKTALHEPKMLYDILFESAWETLQTFGKNKNLQMGMIAVLHTWGQNLSLHPHLHCIVPGGGVDENGAWKNIKNDGKFLFPVKALSKVFRAKFCEKLKANLKDKFNENQENEYEKIRQSLWEKPWVVYAKKPFGSPKSVVEYLGRYTHKIAISNGRIRGIDDKTVTFDYKDYRQKGIKKQMVLSHEEFIRRFAMHILPKRFVKIRHYGFLSSTWKRIKLKKLQQKLGIQPKEKPLPKPFQPKCSCCKTGNLVTIAMFDLRGPPQWFLEMSQSQPTPKK, from the coding sequence ATGAGAGGTTTTAAAACCATAAAAAAACAGCCAACTCAACCTCAATCTCAACCTCAATACGAAGTCGCCGATGTTTTGAACAAATTAGGTTCAAAATTGGAAGATTTAGGATTAAATTCCTGGCAATTAAGAACTTTATTTGCATTAAAAAAGTGCAGAACATCGACTTTGGGAGGTCATATTGACGCTTGCGACGAATGCGGAAATATCAGCATCAGCTACAACTCCTGCCGAAACCGTCATTGCCCGAAATGCCAAGGACGGAACCGAGAAGATTGGATACAAACACGGGAAACCGAACTGCTTCCTGTGCCTTATTTTCACGTAGTTTTTACGCTTCCTGAAGTATTGAACAAAACAGCGCTTCACGAGCCCAAGATGTTGTATGATATTTTATTTGAATCGGCTTGGGAAACGCTTCAAACGTTTGGCAAAAACAAAAATCTCCAAATGGGAATGATTGCTGTTTTGCACACTTGGGGACAGAATTTGAGTCTTCATCCGCATTTGCACTGCATTGTTCCGGGTGGTGGCGTGGATGAAAACGGAGCTTGGAAAAACATCAAAAATGACGGTAAATTTTTGTTTCCGGTAAAGGCTTTGAGCAAGGTTTTCAGGGCTAAATTTTGTGAGAAACTGAAAGCTAATTTAAAGGATAAATTCAATGAAAATCAAGAAAATGAATACGAAAAAATCAGGCAAAGTCTGTGGGAAAAACCTTGGGTAGTTTACGCCAAAAAGCCATTTGGAAGCCCAAAATCTGTGGTGGAATATTTGGGCAGATACACCCACAAAATTGCCATCAGCAATGGTAGAATTAGGGGAATTGATGATAAAACAGTAACGTTCGATTACAAAGATTACCGTCAAAAAGGCATCAAAAAGCAGATGGTTTTAAGCCATGAAGAGTTTATCCGCCGTTTTGCGATGCATATTTTGCCGAAAAGATTTGTGAAAATCCGTCATTATGGTTTTTTGAGCAGCACTTGGAAACGAATTAAGCTTAAAAAACTGCAACAAAAATTAGGCATCCAGCCCAAAGAAAAACCTTTGCCAAAGCCGTTTCAACCGAAATGCAGTTGTTGTAAAACAGGGAATTTAGTCACCATTGCAATGTTTGATTTGAGGGGGCCGCCACAATGGTTTTTGGAAATGAGCCAAAGTCAGCCAACGCCTAAAAAATAG
- a CDS encoding 5-carboxymethyl-2-hydroxymuconate Delta-isomerase: MPHFIIECSQDILQQRAPDEIMDVVYNAAESTGLFAVNDIKVRLQPYQYYRLGEGKKNFLHVFGYIMQGRSTEQKAVLSKKISTGLTELLPDTSFLSVNISEFEAATYSNKALINPENTHHNHHFGL; encoded by the coding sequence ATGCCTCATTTCATTATAGAATGCTCACAGGATATTCTCCAGCAAAGAGCTCCGGATGAAATCATGGATGTTGTATACAATGCAGCTGAATCAACAGGTTTGTTTGCTGTGAATGATATTAAAGTAAGACTCCAACCCTATCAATACTATCGATTGGGAGAAGGCAAAAAAAATTTTCTGCATGTCTTTGGCTATATTATGCAAGGACGCAGTACGGAACAAAAAGCAGTTCTCTCAAAAAAAATAAGCACAGGACTTACAGAGTTACTTCCTGATACCTCATTTCTGTCAGTGAATATCAGTGAATTCGAAGCAGCTACTTATAGCAACAAGGCTCTCATTAATCCTGAAAATACCCATCATAACCACCATTTCGGGCTTTGA